The genomic stretch GAATTCTGAACTGAATGAAATAGAAGTGAACACTTCATACCAGTCTTTCAGGTAGCCAACAGACAGGTTAGAACAGTCATacacaataatttattaataagttTTGCTCAATTCACTCTGGAACTAGGGATGAAGCCCTCCCACTAAGAACACAGGCTGCTGCCACTTTAAGATTGCCTCCACTTCAGGGCTGGTGCTGCTCAGGAGACTTGTGTAGTAAAGGCAAACAAAAATGGCATAAaactttcctttcattttcaagttgtctttttcttggttCAGCATTTGCTTAATCACTGTAAatctttgtttcccagagttctgACAACTTTGATTCTGACAATTTCtgcatacttttctttttttaggaattatttatttatttgagaaggagagagagagagagggagcacatgggcagggggaggggcagagagagaggtagagaaatcctcaagcagacaccctgctgagcatgaagcctgatgtggggctcaatcctgggaccctgagatcatgacctgaactgaaatcaagagctggacgctcaaccaactgagcgtCCCTCTGCATGCTTTTCTGTTACtatgaggaaatgaaggcttgGAGCTGCCACATCCTCCATTTTCCTGATGTCctgtcatttttaatatattgatttcAGCATTTCTCTGGGTGTTACTGTGTACCAGAAAATCacagtataaataaaattaaagcagttttaaatataaaataagtacaaaagaaaaaaaaaaccaggcagTTTTCTTGGGGCCAGGCCTGAGAGAGGCATGCATCATTTTATCCATGTTCCATTAGCTAGAAATTAGGCACCTGGACCCCCCTAACTACAGTGGGGTTAGAGAATGTTGGCTAGTGGTATTCTCAGGAAGAAAGGAGGTTTAGTTTGACAAACAATCAGCCGAATTCTGCCACAACTAGCAAATAGTTAATATCCCCTGATAACTAGAGTTGTATTTTGAGAAAAAGCTATGATATATCAGGCAGGTGCCTTGTACCTAAGTtagaatgtcagagctggaagaatATTTAGAGACTATCTACTTCAGCCTCTTCAGATGTTGGGGCTTTTGATGCTCAGAAATGGAGAGGGGCTGGCTAGAGTCACATTAAGTCAATATTAGACCTGAGCTGAGAAAGAGCTGGATCACTCATCTCTCCTCTATATCATTGgcattcaaacatttttttaccATTACCAAGAGtaaggaatacatttttttttatcacaaccTAACACATACTTGCatatattttatctgtaaaagtTTTACAATATAATATTGCGGTATTGGTAGTGATTACAGCTATTTGTCAAATATTTCCACCTCCCCACCTTCTAGAACATTGTggaattgcattttcttttacttgtgtAGTTACTAATAATCAGATGATATGTGTGGTCAAAGACACGTGAGCAAAGTGAAATGGATCATTTCTGGAAGAAAGTAAGAGCCATGGCAATTCACAAAGTTCTCTTTTCCCTGATGCTCCAATCATGGCCACACAGAGATAAAACCTCTGCCACCTCGTGTAGCCCAGTGAGAATAATGTAAAACATAACTCCTACTAGACCTCTGGTAGGCAAATAGGGTGAGTGAGAACTAagcttttgttcttttaagacACTGAGATTTGGAATTTGCTTTTTGCCTTAGCATAACCTAGCCTATGCTGACTGATACTTAGCATTAGTATAAGCACTCtgatatttatatcattattttgttttgtttttcaatttcagTGCTGATCTCAAActagtaaatttattttatgattcatAAATGTGTTGCAACTTGCAGTTTGTAAAACATTACTTATATGATGTCCATTTGTCCCATAGCTGATCCTCTCTCCAAGTTTCTGTTGAGCAATGTTAGTGATCCCCATCTCTCTGCAGGATTGTGGTTATGGAGAAGGTGGGGATGCATACTGCACAGCCTGCCCTCCCCGCAGATTCAAAAGCAGCTGGGGCCACCATAGATGTCAGACTTGCATCACCTGTGCTGTCATCAATCGTATCCAGAAGGCCAACTGCACAGCTACCTCTAATGCTGTCTGTGGGGACTGTCTGCCTAGGTGAGCCTGCTGTGTGAGACCAAGCTTTCCTAGACCTTTTATATTCCTTGGAGGTCTTTTTCATCCTTACCTCTCAGAGTCTAGTTGAAGTATTCTAACTGTCCATATCATGATGAGCTTAAGCTCCCATGAGAGAGAAGCAGTGTCTTCTCATGATCCGCCTacaaagtgcctagcacatggtcAGCCACAGATGAATACTTAACAACTTTTTCATCATGCTGGCATGCTTAAGCCAAGGCCCAAGATTCAAGATAAATCTCACTGTAGATTATGAAGCACTTCTCCCCTCTCTTGTAAGACTAATTCCCATTTTAGCTATCGGGTATGGTGAATGGGGAAGGAGGTGGAACATCTGGGACTCTGATTCAGAATCAGACATAGAGGCAGAGCATTCATGAGGATTGCAGATGGGTGCTGGCTTCCAGGAGGGCAAGACTTTTAGAAGTTGCTTATGGTCTCAGTAAGGACTACCCCACGTGCATTGCTTATTTTATTACCTTGCCATTCCTTATTGCTCTGACCATAGATTCTACCGAAAGACACGTATTGGAGGACTGCAGGACCAAGAGTGCATCCCATGCACAAGACAGACACCCACCTCTGAGGTTCAGTGTGTGTATCCAGTTCTCTTCTCTTGTTTTCCTCCAACCCATTGAGTGGTAGCAAGATAGGGTAGTAAAGATTTCCCCTACCCCCTGTACTCCTTCCTGTAGAGCAGATTGGCAAGGGAAACAGGTAgatttgatttcttatttcacAATACATTATCTGCCTAACCCTCTTTACATCATCTGAAAAGAATTTAAGTCATGATAATCACCATTCTTCATACCTTATGAGATGGCTGTCTAGGTCTAATGAATTAATAGATTTAGAAAACactataaattataatatttgtgCACTTatagatgataatgatgatgataatatgaGGTTTAAAAGAGTCTCTATTGCTTAGGAATAGTAAAAGCCTGAATGAAGTACTAGGATCTAGTCTATGCCCATACCACTATCCATTTTTCTGTCTATCTATCATTCTTATCTATTTACCATCTATATATATACtcactcttttaaaattattgatatttttatattatgaaatacttcaaatatgtagaaatatttaaaatgaagaaaaatataaaaatggttagttgcgggtgcctgggtggctcagttggttaaacatctacctttggctcaggtcatgatcccaaggtcctgggatcgagtcccacgtcaggctccctgctcagcagggagtctgcttctccctctgcccctatcccctgctcgtgttctctctctcaaaaataaataaataaaatctttataaaaaaaggtTAGTTGTACAACatccaaaattaataaattttaacattttgcatatttacttcagattttctttaaaagaacaaagattcCACAGGTTTAatagaattcctttttttctaaagattttgtttatttatttgagagacagaggagagatcatgaaggaggggcagagggagagggagaagcagactcccctctgagcagggagctcaaagcagggctcaatcccaggaccctgggatcatgactggagccaaaggtagatgcttaactgactgagccacccaagcacccctatagAATTCCCTTTTGAATCCTCTCTGAATTTCattctctccctatttccccagaggcaaccactgtcaTAAAATTGTATGCATCCTGTTGGTAGGCTATGCTACAGTAACAAACCCCTAAATCTCAGTGACATAATACAACAAAAGCTTATTTTTCACTATACAAAGACATTCCTCCATCTTGTGACTATACCATCTAGACCATGTGGCTCCTAGGTTGATGGAACAAAGAAGATATGGAAGAGACATAGTGGTTTTTAACTACTTCAGTCTGCAAGGGACACACATTACTTTCACTCATGGTCCATTGACCAGAAGTACTCTGATGGCCTAACTACAAGGGTGTATAGAAAATGCAGGGAAGCATGTGGATAATTGGTGAGCACTATGATTCTACCAAACCCTCCACCCATGTTTTAATACTTGTATTTTTTGGTGAtagatgttttatataaattacttCAAGTTACTCACTTTCCCCACTTTGCCTTTTCCCTTCTGGATTATTTATATTGATCGATACAGGTCttttattttaagttatataataatattatatcatTACATGATTTATTTATCCTGTACCTTACTGATGAACATTTtagtttgtttccagttttctagGTTATATAACTAGATGTGACATGGAAAGACCATAAAATATGTGTATcttcaaataattatattaactTATACCATACCAACAGTATATGCAAGttcttccattttgttctttatgtttttgCCTTCTCTACAAAGAATTAAAACCAGCTTAGCAGCCCTAACTGGGGAAGGTCCTAGGAAGAGGATAATGGCCTAAGGAAGTTCAGGCCCAGCGTCAGGGTGACTATTGACTGCCCACAGTGACTGACTTCCCCCACTTTCTTGTCTCACAGGTGCCTTCCAGTTGAGCTTAGTGAAAGCAGATGTACCCACAGTGCCCCCTCAGGAGGCCACACTTGTTGCACTGATGAGCGGTCTGCTCGTGGTGTTTACCCTGGCCTTCCTGGGGCTCTTCTTCCTCTACTGCAAGCAGTTCTTCAACAGACATTGCCAGCGTGGTAAGGGTAGCTGCTTCACATATTACATGTATTGGGAGCAAGGCTCTGATTAGCAGAAGAGAGGAATTTTCTGGGGTTGAGAGTTAATGGGCCTTCCCTACAGTGTTGAAAAACTTCAGTGGTGGACTATCTGTGGGTGGCAATAGAAAGCATGGGGCTTCAGAGACAACTGAGGCCAACCCTGCAAGTTTATGGAACCTGATTCATTAAGGTACAGGGGTTCATAAAGGAACACAACATCATGAGAAAGATTCCTTCCCTTGGGGAAGGAATCTAGATACCTAGGTTCTAAATCAACCTATACATAACTATGCAACTTTAGACAAGTCATCTAGCTTCTTTGGGCCTCTTTATCCccaatctttaaaatgagagttGGTGTTGGATTAGTTGGTTTCTAAGTTCTTTTCTAATTCTTCATTTCTACTTCTATGTATAGATTCTGGAGCTTGTCAGGAATGGAGGATGAATGGCTGGTTTTGAGACATGACTGTAATAAAAGTGGGTGAGGTCTTGGGCAACAGTTACCAGTGTAGTAATATCCCAAATGTGGGTAACTGAGAGCCCAGTTTCCAGAGGAGTTGGTGGACCCAGACATTTTCCCCCAGACAATACTGACACCCAAAGAGGTCAGGCCCAGCCCATAGGAGATTGCCATGGAAATTGCAGATGGAAGGTCATATTTAAAGTCAGGAGTACCATTGTGATCTGTTTTCAGCACAACTCTAGCCATTAGCCAAAAATATGGGACAGAAAGTCCAGGTCATTGAAGGTAAAGATGGGAGGAGATAGGATGATGGGCTGGCCAGCAATAAGCAAGGGGTTAAAGCAGGAGCCCAGAGTACTAAGGTTCAGTGCAGCTTTAGTGTCATTGAGTTACTGAGAGCTAGGCAGAGACACCTAAACAGGAATCCAGGCTAGTGAATAGAGTTTATTTAGTAAGAAAGGGGGAGGATAAAGTTTCTTAGATACACTGGTGCTCAGACTCCTCTTCAGCCCACTGGATAGTGGGCCCAAAACAATATCACCTTTTTAACTTCTCTCTATGTGGGAAGATCTCTTTTACATAGACCTCCTTGGGTAAGTTTGGCTTTAGGCCATGCCAGATAATCTATAAAAGGCCTAGCATATAGGTTTGGCTTAAGTAGTGGTGAATCTAGCATTTCATGGGCTACAGGGACACAAAGGGAACACCGTTATCCCTTTATGACCCCTCTCAagctctgcttctttctcctctaCTATTTGGTGGATCTTGGAACATTGTGGTTCAGGGTGGACCATCTTGTTTCTGACTTTGGAACcagtttcttaaataagaaaGCTGTTGCCCAGTCCCTGGGCATGGGCATGAAACATGGGCAGTGAAGAATTTGGTCCCCACAGCCCAAAAAGATGAAGATGAGGCAACATCTGAGAGTTGCTTTTGTCCCTCCTCTTGCCtcaggaaaggagaaatgggTAACCcgtctctgctcctcccctctcttcAAGATAATAATGAAGTACCCTTCTCTGGGGATATGAAGGCAGGTAGCTCCCTCAGGGTCTCCAAAGGAGAAAGaggataagatttttttttttttttccatttggagaGGGTGTTTATCAGGAGTCACTGACTAACATGCATACTGGAGTCATATGGGGAAATTAGTGTGAATTAGATCCAATATATGGTGTAATAGAGAGGAGTAGGGACTATGGCAAACTAAAGAGTTAGTTTATCTCCTGTCCAAAGGGGAATCTGCTACTCAGCTCCAGGtggttcattctttctttccttctttccttcctcccttccttccttccatccttctttctttctttcttccttcctttttctttctttctttctttctttctttctttctttctttctttctttctttctttctttctttctttctctttctttcctttctttctttttctctttattttaccaTGGGGGAATAGTCAATGTTTTAAGATCTTCTGAATTTTCAGAAGAATCCAGAAATCTGAATTTCTGTATGATAGTTTTAAGCTCTGGTGATGAATTCtaataacaaaatacatacatacatacatacatactgaatgaatgaataaatgaatgaatgagaaaataaataaataaataaataaaacaaccacAATGCAGAGGGTCAAACAAATACACATCCTGTGGGCTCTTAGTTTATAACCTGATGCTGTATCAGACTTATGCATGAAGCATGTACTACTTTTCTatcactgctgtaacaaattaccacaaatttaatggcttaaaacaaaactcatttattatctcaccaTTTCCATAGATCAGAAGCTTTGTAGGCTTAGCTGGATCTCTTCTTAGAGTCTTAGAAGGCCAAATTCAAGGTGTTCACAggactgtgttcctttctggaaactggaggagagaatccatttccttgttcATTCAGAAAGATGGAAGAATTCAGTTACTTGCAGTTATAGGGATGAGGTCCCATTTCCATGCTATCTGTCAGTTGAGGGCCATTTACAGTTTCTAGAGACCATctgcattctttggctcatgaccccttttcattttcaaaactagTTCATGTCACGTCTCTCTGATATTCTTTCTGACTcttctgcttttattcttctGCTTTTAAGAGCACATGTAATGACATTGGGGCCACCTGGGTAATACAAGATAATATCACTATTTTAAGGTCCATAATCTTAATTCCATTTGCAATGTGCCTCTTGCCATATGACACAACATAACACACAGGCATAACACCAAGGGATGAAGATCATGGAAGAAGAGGGTCAAAATCCTGCTGCCCACAaagggtttctctttctctggagaaattGACCCTTTTTCTTGATCTACCACTAGGTAGCCTCAATTTGATACCCCAGTGTAAGTGTGTTTCCCAACTGTATCACCTCAGCCTGGTGCTAGGTCCTTAGAtctccagggaggggaaggggagcacTACTTCCCGGACCCTGCCCA from Neomonachus schauinslandi chromosome X, ASM220157v2, whole genome shotgun sequence encodes the following:
- the EDA2R gene encoding tumor necrosis factor receptor superfamily member 27 isoform X1, coding for MDCQENEYWDQWGQCVTCQLCGPGQELSKDCGYGEGGDAYCTACPPRRFKSSWGHHRCQTCITCAVINRIQKANCTATSNAVCGDCLPRFYRKTRIGGLQDQECIPCTRQTPTSEVQCAFQLSLVKADVPTVPPQEATLVALMSGLLVVFTLAFLGLFFLYCKQFFNRHCQREKLTLFLDLPLGSLNLIPQFAGGSLQFEADEAAEEESLFTMPPGQETSPESPLSESIFETQPLNPILDDDCSSTCGFPTQESFTMASCASESHSHWVHTPIECTELDLQTFSSSASYTGAETLRGDTAENSEDRLEFNMPFEVPSP